In a genomic window of Mastacembelus armatus chromosome 3, fMasArm1.2, whole genome shotgun sequence:
- the LOC113138251 gene encoding fibrous sheath CABYR-binding protein isoform X3 has product MGGKLSKKRKGYDVSDPKQVKDEPAAAGKDKPAKVEDGAPSTAETVEEAVGSTVAAVTETAEAQEQPTSAPSEEQEQAAQVQEPAAAAEEAAPVTKEPITTTEEASSSAGEPAAGAAQKTEPVEEKPVVEAEKSVLVAEEPAPAAEKPVSKAEEPAPKAEEPPPAAQEPAPVAQELAPKTEETALTADEIAPSAEEPAPTAEESAPSAEEPAPASGETAPVAKETASAAEETAPVEVEPVVKSFPVVEEPVKGAEEQARGVEEPDVVLMDSAAMVEEPALLVDEPLVVAEKCPPAAEESAPVVQEQTPVELPEAVASAEGLAAPAPLEELVQSEVELESAAATENLPVEEPAADVESVPERVPSSTEEAPKESQTVSEPEATVEETFVSAVVPEPRPADKPVAERVLEQVPEPDQTLKPEPEQVQEPEPEQVSGPELEHLPEPEPEKVPEQVQEPVLEQVPEPEPVEAHEPELEQVQEPEPEEVPETEFEQKALAVELTAEEQAENVEPEPGIATSDCTQLETVEAEVKAPEVLATAAEEVPCHHQPEEEESGSTNTCINEAVAASGAAEPVPEIVISESVSASKITAESEEVAKVFVEEVPCTEPEVESKMENGDLESPSVLEDVAAVDALPAVNGECTDSTATETKECINGNEKPEETPIKEQSDFELKKDVKLSGDVQEVPDAISDMVDSLSTEVTQAV; this is encoded by the exons ATGGGTGGAAAATTGAGCAAGAAGAGAAAGGGATATGATGTTAGCGACCCCAAACAGGTGAAAGATGAGCCTGCAGCTGCTGGTAAAGACAAGCCTGCTAAAGTGGAGGATGGAGCCCCATCCACAGCTGAAACAGTGGAGGAAGCCGTGGGGTCAACTGTGGCAGCAGTCACTGAGACTGCAGAAGCTCAAGAACAGCCAACATCTGCACCTTCAGAAGAGCAAGAACAGGCTGCTCAAGTACAGgaaccagctgcagcagcagaggaagcagCTCCAGTAACAAAAGAACCAATTACAACAACAGAGGAAGCAAGTTCTTCAGCAGGTGAACCAGCTGCTGGAGCAGCTCAGAAAACAGAACCAGTAGAAGAGAAACCAGTTGTGGAAGCAGAGAAATCTGTTTTAGTAGCAGAGGaaccagctccagcagcagagaaaccaGTTTCAAAAGCAGAGGAACCAGCTCCAAAAGCAGAGGAACCACCTCCAGCAGCACAGGAACCAGCGCCAGTAGCACAGGAACTGGCTccaaaaacagaggaaacagctCTAACAGCAGATGAAATAGCCCCATCAGCAGAGGAACCAGCTCCAACAGCAGAGGAATCAGCTCCATCAGCAGAGGAACCAGCTCCAGCATCAGGGGAAACAGCTCCAGTAGCAAAGGAAACAGcttcagcagcagaggaaacagctCCAGTAGAAGTAGAACCAGTTGTGAAATCTTTTCCAGTAGTAGAAGAACCAGTAAAAGGAGCAGAGGAACAAGCTCGAGGAGTAGAGGAACCAGATGTAGTATTAATGGATTCTGCTGCCATGGTAGAGGAACCAGCACTACTAGTAGATGAACCACTTGTAGTAGCAGAGAAATGTCCTCCAGCAGCAGAAGAGTCAGCTCCAGTGGTACAAGAACAAACCCCAGTAGAACTCCCAGAGGCTGTAGCATCAGCAGAGGGACTTGCTGCTCCAGCTCCATTAGAAGAACTTGTGCAAAGTGAGGTTGAACTTGAGTCTGCAGCTGCAACCGAAAATCTCCCTGTAGAAGAACCTGCTGCAGATGTGGAATCTGTGCCAGAACGTGTTCCATCCAGTACAGAAGAAGCCCCCAAAGAGTCACAAACAGTTAGTGAGCCAGAAGCCACTGTAGAGGAGACATTTGTGTCTGCTGTTGTGCCTGAACCCAGGCCAGCTGATAAACCAGTTGCTGAAAGAGTTCTGGAGCAAGTTCCAGAACCAGATCAAACCCTCAAGCCAGAGCCAGAGCAAGTACaagagccagaaccagagcaAGTATCAG GGCCAGAACTAGAGCATCTACCAGAGCCAGAACCCGAGAAAGTACCAGAGCAAGTACAAGAGCCAGTACTAGAGCAGGtaccagagccagagccagtgGAAGCACATGAGCCAGAACTAGAGCAAGTACAAGAGCCAGAACCAGAGGAAGTACCAGAGACAGAGTTTGAGCAGAAGGCTCTTGCAGTGGAACTTACAGCAGAGGAACAAGCAGAAAATGTTGAACCAGAACCAGGCATAGCAACATCTGACTGTACTCAACTTGAGACAGTGGAAGCAGAAGTAAAAGCACCTGAAGTCTTGGCgactgcagcagaggaggtCCCCTGTCATCATCAGCCTGAAGAGGAGGAATCTGGTTCCACAAACACCTGCATCAATGAGGCAGTAGCTGCATCAGGAGCAGCAGAACCTGTCCCGGAGATTGTCATCTCAGAGTCTGTCTCTGCCAGCAAAATTACGGCTGAGTCTGAAGAGGTAGCCAAAGTCTTTGTGGAAGAAGTGCCTTGTACAGAGCCTGAGGTAGAAAGCAAGATGGAAAATGGGGATTTAGAAAGCCCTTCTGTTTTAGAGGATGTGGCAGCAGTAGATGCACTTCCAGCTGTGAATGGAGAGTGCACAGATTCCACTGCCACAGAGACAAAGGAATGCATTAATGGTAATGAAAAACCAGAGGAGACACCTATCAAAGAGCAGAGTGACTTTGAGCTGAAAAAGGACGTGAAGCTGAGTGGGGATGTCCAGGAAGTTCCAGATGCCATCTCCGACATGGTGGACAGTCTCAGCACTGAGGTCACCCAGGCAGTCTGA
- the LOC113138251 gene encoding cell surface glycoprotein 1 isoform X1, which yields MGGKLSKKRKGYDVSDPKQVKDEPAAAGKDKPAKVEDGAPSTAETVEEAVGSTVAAVTETAEAQEQPTSAPSEEQEQAAQVQEPAAAAEEAAPVTKEPITTTEEASSSAGEPAAGAAQKTEPVEEKPVVEAEKSVLVAEEPAPAAEKPVSKAEEPAPKAEEPPPAAQEPAPVAQELAPKTEETALTADEIAPSAEEPAPTAEESAPSAEEPAPASGETAPVAKETASAAEETAPVEVEPVVKSFPVVEEPVKGAEEQARGVEEPDVVLMDSAAMVEEPALLVDEPLVVAEKCPPAAEESAPVVQEQTPVELPEAVASAEGLAAPAPLEELVQSEVELESAAATENLPVEEPAADVESVPERVPSSTEEAPKESQTVSEPEATVEETFVSAVVPEPRPADKPVAERVLEQVPEPDQTLKPEPEQVQEPEPEQVSGPELEHLPEPEPEKVPEPEPEQVQEPEPEQVSGPELEHLPEPEPEKVPEQVQEPVLEQVPEPEPVEAHEPELEQVQEPEPEEVPETEFEQKALAVELTAEEQAENVEPEPGIATSDCTQLETVEAEVKAPEVLATAAEEVPCHHQPEEEESGSTNTCINEAVAASGAAEPVPEIVISESVSASKITAESEEVAKVFVEEVPCTEPEVESKMENGDLESPSVLEDVAAVDALPAVNGECTDSTATETKECINGNEKPEETPIKEQSDFELKKDVKLSGDVQEVPDAISDMVDSLSTEVTQAV from the coding sequence ATGGGTGGAAAATTGAGCAAGAAGAGAAAGGGATATGATGTTAGCGACCCCAAACAGGTGAAAGATGAGCCTGCAGCTGCTGGTAAAGACAAGCCTGCTAAAGTGGAGGATGGAGCCCCATCCACAGCTGAAACAGTGGAGGAAGCCGTGGGGTCAACTGTGGCAGCAGTCACTGAGACTGCAGAAGCTCAAGAACAGCCAACATCTGCACCTTCAGAAGAGCAAGAACAGGCTGCTCAAGTACAGgaaccagctgcagcagcagaggaagcagCTCCAGTAACAAAAGAACCAATTACAACAACAGAGGAAGCAAGTTCTTCAGCAGGTGAACCAGCTGCTGGAGCAGCTCAGAAAACAGAACCAGTAGAAGAGAAACCAGTTGTGGAAGCAGAGAAATCTGTTTTAGTAGCAGAGGaaccagctccagcagcagagaaaccaGTTTCAAAAGCAGAGGAACCAGCTCCAAAAGCAGAGGAACCACCTCCAGCAGCACAGGAACCAGCGCCAGTAGCACAGGAACTGGCTccaaaaacagaggaaacagctCTAACAGCAGATGAAATAGCCCCATCAGCAGAGGAACCAGCTCCAACAGCAGAGGAATCAGCTCCATCAGCAGAGGAACCAGCTCCAGCATCAGGGGAAACAGCTCCAGTAGCAAAGGAAACAGcttcagcagcagaggaaacagctCCAGTAGAAGTAGAACCAGTTGTGAAATCTTTTCCAGTAGTAGAAGAACCAGTAAAAGGAGCAGAGGAACAAGCTCGAGGAGTAGAGGAACCAGATGTAGTATTAATGGATTCTGCTGCCATGGTAGAGGAACCAGCACTACTAGTAGATGAACCACTTGTAGTAGCAGAGAAATGTCCTCCAGCAGCAGAAGAGTCAGCTCCAGTGGTACAAGAACAAACCCCAGTAGAACTCCCAGAGGCTGTAGCATCAGCAGAGGGACTTGCTGCTCCAGCTCCATTAGAAGAACTTGTGCAAAGTGAGGTTGAACTTGAGTCTGCAGCTGCAACCGAAAATCTCCCTGTAGAAGAACCTGCTGCAGATGTGGAATCTGTGCCAGAACGTGTTCCATCCAGTACAGAAGAAGCCCCCAAAGAGTCACAAACAGTTAGTGAGCCAGAAGCCACTGTAGAGGAGACATTTGTGTCTGCTGTTGTGCCTGAACCCAGGCCAGCTGATAAACCAGTTGCTGAAAGAGTTCTGGAGCAAGTTCCAGAACCAGATCAAACCCTCAAGCCAGAGCCAGAGCAAGTACaagagccagaaccagagcaAGTATCAGGGCCAGAACTAGAGCATCTACCAGAGCCAGAACCCGAGAAAGtaccagagccagagccagagcaaGTACaagagccagaaccagagcaAGTATCAGGGCCAGAACTAGAGCATCTACCAGAGCCAGAACCCGAGAAAGTACCAGAGCAAGTACAAGAGCCAGTACTAGAGCAGGtaccagagccagagccagtgGAAGCACATGAGCCAGAACTAGAGCAAGTACAAGAGCCAGAACCAGAGGAAGTACCAGAGACAGAGTTTGAGCAGAAGGCTCTTGCAGTGGAACTTACAGCAGAGGAACAAGCAGAAAATGTTGAACCAGAACCAGGCATAGCAACATCTGACTGTACTCAACTTGAGACAGTGGAAGCAGAAGTAAAAGCACCTGAAGTCTTGGCgactgcagcagaggaggtCCCCTGTCATCATCAGCCTGAAGAGGAGGAATCTGGTTCCACAAACACCTGCATCAATGAGGCAGTAGCTGCATCAGGAGCAGCAGAACCTGTCCCGGAGATTGTCATCTCAGAGTCTGTCTCTGCCAGCAAAATTACGGCTGAGTCTGAAGAGGTAGCCAAAGTCTTTGTGGAAGAAGTGCCTTGTACAGAGCCTGAGGTAGAAAGCAAGATGGAAAATGGGGATTTAGAAAGCCCTTCTGTTTTAGAGGATGTGGCAGCAGTAGATGCACTTCCAGCTGTGAATGGAGAGTGCACAGATTCCACTGCCACAGAGACAAAGGAATGCATTAATGGTAATGAAAAACCAGAGGAGACACCTATCAAAGAGCAGAGTGACTTTGAGCTGAAAAAGGACGTGAAGCTGAGTGGGGATGTCCAGGAAGTTCCAGATGCCATCTCCGACATGGTGGACAGTCTCAGCACTGAGGTCACCCAGGCAGTCTGA
- the LOC113138251 gene encoding fibrous sheath CABYR-binding protein isoform X2: protein MGGKLSKKRKGYDVSDPKQVKDEPAAAGKDKPAKVEDGAPSTAETVEEAVGSTVAAVTETAEAQEQPTSAPSEEQEQAAQVQEPAAAAEEAAPVTKEPITTTEEASSSAGEPAAGAAQKTEPVEEKPVVEAEKSVLVAEEPAPAAEKPVSKAEEPAPKAEEPPPAAQEPAPVAQELAPKTEETALTADEIAPSAEEPAPTAEESAPSAEEPAPASGETAPVAKETASAAEETAPVEVEPVVKSFPVVEEPVKGAEEQARGVEEPDVVLMDSAAMVEEPALLVDEPLVVAEKCPPAAEESAPVVQEQTPVELPEAVASAEGLAAPAPLEELVQSEVELESAAATENLPVEEPAADVESVPERVPSSTEEAPKESQTVSEPEATVEETFVSAVVPEPRPADKPVAERVLEQVPEPDQTLKPEPEQVQEPEPEQVSGPELEHLPEPEPEKVPEPEPEQVQEPVLEQVPEPEPVEAHEPELEQVQEPEPEEVPETEFEQKALAVELTAEEQAENVEPEPGIATSDCTQLETVEAEVKAPEVLATAAEEVPCHHQPEEEESGSTNTCINEAVAASGAAEPVPEIVISESVSASKITAESEEVAKVFVEEVPCTEPEVESKMENGDLESPSVLEDVAAVDALPAVNGECTDSTATETKECINGNEKPEETPIKEQSDFELKKDVKLSGDVQEVPDAISDMVDSLSTEVTQAV, encoded by the exons ATGGGTGGAAAATTGAGCAAGAAGAGAAAGGGATATGATGTTAGCGACCCCAAACAGGTGAAAGATGAGCCTGCAGCTGCTGGTAAAGACAAGCCTGCTAAAGTGGAGGATGGAGCCCCATCCACAGCTGAAACAGTGGAGGAAGCCGTGGGGTCAACTGTGGCAGCAGTCACTGAGACTGCAGAAGCTCAAGAACAGCCAACATCTGCACCTTCAGAAGAGCAAGAACAGGCTGCTCAAGTACAGgaaccagctgcagcagcagaggaagcagCTCCAGTAACAAAAGAACCAATTACAACAACAGAGGAAGCAAGTTCTTCAGCAGGTGAACCAGCTGCTGGAGCAGCTCAGAAAACAGAACCAGTAGAAGAGAAACCAGTTGTGGAAGCAGAGAAATCTGTTTTAGTAGCAGAGGaaccagctccagcagcagagaaaccaGTTTCAAAAGCAGAGGAACCAGCTCCAAAAGCAGAGGAACCACCTCCAGCAGCACAGGAACCAGCGCCAGTAGCACAGGAACTGGCTccaaaaacagaggaaacagctCTAACAGCAGATGAAATAGCCCCATCAGCAGAGGAACCAGCTCCAACAGCAGAGGAATCAGCTCCATCAGCAGAGGAACCAGCTCCAGCATCAGGGGAAACAGCTCCAGTAGCAAAGGAAACAGcttcagcagcagaggaaacagctCCAGTAGAAGTAGAACCAGTTGTGAAATCTTTTCCAGTAGTAGAAGAACCAGTAAAAGGAGCAGAGGAACAAGCTCGAGGAGTAGAGGAACCAGATGTAGTATTAATGGATTCTGCTGCCATGGTAGAGGAACCAGCACTACTAGTAGATGAACCACTTGTAGTAGCAGAGAAATGTCCTCCAGCAGCAGAAGAGTCAGCTCCAGTGGTACAAGAACAAACCCCAGTAGAACTCCCAGAGGCTGTAGCATCAGCAGAGGGACTTGCTGCTCCAGCTCCATTAGAAGAACTTGTGCAAAGTGAGGTTGAACTTGAGTCTGCAGCTGCAACCGAAAATCTCCCTGTAGAAGAACCTGCTGCAGATGTGGAATCTGTGCCAGAACGTGTTCCATCCAGTACAGAAGAAGCCCCCAAAGAGTCACAAACAGTTAGTGAGCCAGAAGCCACTGTAGAGGAGACATTTGTGTCTGCTGTTGTGCCTGAACCCAGGCCAGCTGATAAACCAGTTGCTGAAAGAGTTCTGGAGCAAGTTCCAGAACCAGATCAAACCCTCAAGCCAGAGCCAGAGCAAGTACaagagccagaaccagagcaAGTATCAGGGCCAGAACTAGAGCATCTACCAGAGCCAGAACCCGAGAAAGtaccagagccaga ACCAGAGCAAGTACAAGAGCCAGTACTAGAGCAGGtaccagagccagagccagtgGAAGCACATGAGCCAGAACTAGAGCAAGTACAAGAGCCAGAACCAGAGGAAGTACCAGAGACAGAGTTTGAGCAGAAGGCTCTTGCAGTGGAACTTACAGCAGAGGAACAAGCAGAAAATGTTGAACCAGAACCAGGCATAGCAACATCTGACTGTACTCAACTTGAGACAGTGGAAGCAGAAGTAAAAGCACCTGAAGTCTTGGCgactgcagcagaggaggtCCCCTGTCATCATCAGCCTGAAGAGGAGGAATCTGGTTCCACAAACACCTGCATCAATGAGGCAGTAGCTGCATCAGGAGCAGCAGAACCTGTCCCGGAGATTGTCATCTCAGAGTCTGTCTCTGCCAGCAAAATTACGGCTGAGTCTGAAGAGGTAGCCAAAGTCTTTGTGGAAGAAGTGCCTTGTACAGAGCCTGAGGTAGAAAGCAAGATGGAAAATGGGGATTTAGAAAGCCCTTCTGTTTTAGAGGATGTGGCAGCAGTAGATGCACTTCCAGCTGTGAATGGAGAGTGCACAGATTCCACTGCCACAGAGACAAAGGAATGCATTAATGGTAATGAAAAACCAGAGGAGACACCTATCAAAGAGCAGAGTGACTTTGAGCTGAAAAAGGACGTGAAGCTGAGTGGGGATGTCCAGGAAGTTCCAGATGCCATCTCCGACATGGTGGACAGTCTCAGCACTGAGGTCACCCAGGCAGTCTGA